A stretch of the Thermus thermophilus genome encodes the following:
- the perR gene encoding manganese-dependent transcriptional regulator PerR, with translation MALKRLTRQRKAILEVVRQARHHPDAAWIYQEVRKRVPKVSLGTIYRNLEALVAEGYLVPITKAGEATRYDANLHPHHHLVCEACGAIVDLEVDLPDLRALAREAHPGVEVREAEVTFKGLCPACKAALKG, from the coding sequence ATGGCGCTGAAGCGTCTTACCCGCCAGCGCAAGGCCATCCTCGAGGTGGTGCGGCAGGCCCGGCACCACCCGGACGCCGCCTGGATCTACCAGGAGGTGCGCAAGCGGGTGCCCAAGGTGAGCCTGGGCACCATCTACCGCAACCTCGAGGCCTTGGTGGCCGAAGGCTACCTCGTCCCCATCACCAAGGCGGGGGAGGCCACCCGCTACGACGCCAACCTCCACCCCCACCACCACCTGGTCTGTGAGGCCTGCGGGGCCATCGTGGACCTGGAGGTGGACCTCCCCGACCTCCGCGCCCTCGCCCGGGAGGCCCACCCCGGGGTGGAGGTGCGGGAGGCCGAGGTGACCTTCAAGGGGCTCTGCCCCGCCTGCAAGGCCGCCCTCAAAGGCTAG
- a CDS encoding bifunctional folylpolyglutamate synthase/dihydrofolate synthase, protein MDPLSWLYARQGRFAPGLERIRALLARLGHPEEAYPVALVGGTNGKGTTARALAAILEEAGFRVGLYTSPHLVDFRERIQVQGRPIPEEKLHALLAELRPHAERLEASFFEAATALALLHFAREGVEFAVLEVGLGGRLDATNATEPVLSVVTNVGHDHLEVLGPTLKDVAREKAGIFRGGVPALTAAKGEGLATLKAEARARETPLWVLGEDFHAEGVEALPQGLAFTLRLERTGEALRLTARLLGPHQAENLALAALSGRLLGAGWEAVGRGVARAENPGRLQRLLWRGKELLLDGAHNPEGALALREALRFHGLLPAAFVLGFSRDKDHAAMAEALRGLGPVVLTRYASPRSEDPKALLPLFPGAKVVEDPLEALEEAFSREGRVVVAGSLYLVGEVLRRLEGLPPEERWQ, encoded by the coding sequence ATGGACCCCCTCTCCTGGCTCTACGCCCGGCAGGGCCGCTTCGCCCCAGGCCTGGAGCGGATCCGGGCCCTCCTCGCCCGCCTCGGCCACCCCGAGGAGGCCTATCCCGTGGCCCTCGTGGGGGGGACGAACGGGAAGGGCACCACCGCCCGGGCCCTCGCCGCCATTCTGGAGGAGGCGGGGTTTAGGGTGGGTCTCTACACCAGCCCCCACCTGGTGGACTTCCGGGAGCGCATCCAGGTCCAGGGAAGGCCGATCCCCGAGGAGAAGCTTCACGCGCTTTTGGCGGAGCTCCGTCCCCACGCCGAGCGTCTGGAGGCGAGCTTCTTTGAGGCCGCCACCGCCCTCGCCCTCCTCCACTTCGCCCGGGAGGGGGTGGAGTTCGCCGTCCTCGAGGTGGGCCTGGGGGGTCGCCTGGACGCCACCAACGCCACAGAACCCGTCCTCTCCGTGGTCACCAACGTCGGCCACGACCACCTCGAGGTCCTGGGCCCCACCCTGAAGGACGTGGCCCGGGAGAAGGCGGGGATCTTCCGCGGGGGCGTCCCCGCCCTCACCGCCGCCAAAGGGGAAGGCCTCGCCACCCTGAAGGCGGAGGCCCGGGCCCGGGAGACGCCCCTTTGGGTCCTGGGGGAGGACTTCCACGCCGAGGGGGTGGAGGCTCTGCCCCAGGGCCTCGCCTTCACCCTGCGCCTGGAGAGGACGGGGGAGGCCCTGAGGCTCACCGCCCGCCTCCTCGGCCCCCATCAGGCGGAGAACCTGGCCCTGGCCGCCCTTTCGGGCCGCCTCCTCGGGGCGGGTTGGGAGGCGGTGGGGCGGGGCGTGGCCCGGGCGGAAAACCCGGGGAGGCTCCAGCGGCTTCTTTGGCGGGGGAAGGAGCTCCTTCTGGACGGGGCCCACAACCCGGAAGGGGCCTTGGCCCTGAGGGAGGCCCTGCGCTTCCACGGTCTGCTTCCCGCCGCCTTCGTCCTCGGCTTCAGCCGCGACAAGGACCACGCGGCCATGGCCGAGGCCCTGAGGGGCTTGGGCCCCGTGGTCCTCACCCGCTACGCCTCCCCGAGAAGCGAGGACCCTAAGGCCCTCCTTCCCCTCTTCCCGGGGGCCAAGGTGGTGGAGGACCCCCTCGAGGCCCTAGAGGAGGCCTTCTCCCGGGAAGGCCGGGTGGTGGTGGCGGGAAGCCTCTACCTGGTGGGGGAGGTCCTCCGCCGCCTGGAGGGGCTTCCCCCCGAGGAGCGGTGGCAGTAG
- a CDS encoding aminotransferase class I/II-fold pyridoxal phosphate-dependent enzyme — protein sequence MSRVPEPSVFLVVDEAKRKARERGVGLIDLSIGSTDLPPPEAPLKALAEALKDPSTYGYCLKSCTLPFLEEAARWYQGRYGVGLDPRREALALIGSQEGLAHLLLALTEPEDLLLLPEVAYPSYFGAARVASLRTFLIPLREDGLADLQAVPEGVWREARVLLLNYPNNPTGAVADWGYFEEALGLARKHGLWLIHDNPYVDQVYEGEAPSPLALPGAKERVVELFSLSKSYNLAGFRLGFALGSEEALARLERVKGVIDFNPYAGILRMGVEALKTPKEVVRGSARVYQERALGMAEALKGALSLLPPRATMYLWGRLPEGVDDLEFALSLVERGVALAPGRGFGPGGKGFVRIALVRPLAELLEAAKRIREALD from the coding sequence ATGAGTAGGGTCCCGGAGCCCTCGGTCTTTCTGGTGGTGGACGAGGCCAAGCGGAAGGCCCGGGAACGGGGCGTGGGGCTCATTGACCTCTCCATCGGCTCCACCGACCTCCCGCCCCCCGAGGCCCCCCTGAAGGCCCTGGCCGAGGCCCTGAAGGACCCTTCCACCTACGGCTACTGCCTGAAGAGCTGCACCCTCCCCTTCCTGGAGGAGGCGGCCCGCTGGTACCAGGGCCGCTACGGGGTGGGCCTGGACCCCAGGCGGGAGGCCCTGGCCCTCATCGGAAGCCAAGAGGGCCTGGCCCACCTCCTCCTCGCCCTCACGGAGCCCGAAGACCTCCTCCTCCTCCCCGAGGTGGCCTACCCCAGCTACTTCGGGGCGGCCCGGGTGGCCTCCTTGAGGACCTTCCTCATCCCCCTAAGGGAGGACGGCCTCGCCGACCTCCAGGCGGTGCCGGAAGGGGTGTGGCGGGAGGCCAGGGTCCTCCTCCTCAACTACCCCAACAACCCCACGGGGGCCGTGGCCGACTGGGGCTACTTTGAGGAGGCCCTGGGCCTAGCCCGAAAGCACGGCCTCTGGCTCATCCACGACAACCCCTACGTGGACCAGGTCTACGAGGGGGAGGCCCCCTCCCCCCTGGCCCTCCCCGGGGCCAAGGAGCGGGTGGTGGAGCTCTTCTCCCTCTCCAAGAGCTACAACCTGGCGGGCTTCCGCCTGGGCTTCGCCCTGGGGAGCGAGGAGGCCCTCGCCCGCCTGGAGCGGGTGAAGGGGGTCATAGACTTCAACCCGTACGCCGGGATCCTGCGCATGGGGGTGGAGGCCCTGAAGACCCCTAAGGAGGTGGTCCGAGGCTCCGCCCGGGTCTACCAGGAAAGGGCCTTGGGGATGGCCGAGGCCCTAAAGGGGGCCCTAAGCCTCCTCCCCCCCAGGGCCACCATGTACCTCTGGGGGCGGCTTCCTGAAGGGGTGGACGACCTGGAGTTCGCCCTCAGCCTGGTGGAGCGGGGCGTGGCCCTGGCCCCGGGAAGGGGCTTTGGCCCCGGAGGAAAGGGGTTCGTCCGCATCGCCCTGGTGCGCCCTTTGGCGGAACTCCTCGAGGCGGCCAAGCGCATCCGCGAGGCCCTGGACTAA
- a CDS encoding MogA/MoaB family molybdenum cofactor biosynthesis protein has product MFRVGILTVSDKGFRGERTDTTHLAIREVLAGGPFEVAAYELVPDEPPMIKKVLRLWADREGLDLILTNGGTGLAPRDRTPEATRELLDREVPGLAELMRLVGLRKTPMAALSRGVAGVRGRTLILNLPGSPKGARESLEAVLPVLPHALSLVTGKPWKEGHHE; this is encoded by the coding sequence ATGTTCCGCGTGGGCATCCTCACCGTCTCCGACAAGGGCTTCCGCGGCGAGCGGACGGACACCACCCACCTGGCCATCCGGGAGGTTCTGGCCGGGGGGCCCTTTGAGGTGGCGGCCTACGAGCTCGTGCCCGACGAGCCCCCCATGATCAAGAAGGTCCTCAGGCTCTGGGCGGACCGGGAGGGCCTGGACCTCATCCTCACCAACGGGGGGACGGGGCTTGCCCCCCGGGACCGGACCCCCGAGGCCACGCGGGAGCTTCTGGACCGGGAGGTCCCGGGCCTCGCCGAGCTCATGCGCCTTGTGGGGCTCAGGAAGACCCCCATGGCCGCCCTCTCCCGCGGGGTGGCGGGGGTCCGGGGCAGGACCCTGATCCTGAACCTCCCGGGAAGCCCCAAGGGGGCGAGGGAGTCCTTGGAGGCCGTGCTCCCCGTCTTGCCCCATGCCCTCTCCCTGGTGACGGGCAAGCCCTGGAAGGAGGGGCACCATGAGTAG
- a CDS encoding tetratricopeptide repeat protein — translation MRGVWALAVALGLAWGQGGDYAARCARLYAQGALEAAQATCELGLVVAPQDREVLRLLVRIHLDKGEVAQAQAYLDRLGEDPEAPYLRARALLAEGRYREVLALGLEGTEGRLLRARALERAGRLEEALALARGLPLDREVRLLLGRLHLELGRPLEGVAYLGDTPEEVVLKGRLLLAGGRLAEAASLLEEVRSRLSPESPLYREALAALALARFGRLDGQGGVSALGELAQVENLPGLGLARLWPWLLCAVAFLGLLVYGESRIEPLRTVEVVEDPLPGPGRLYLFALGGLGVALLVSVATGLGLYGNALALFTPHQQGVVLPLFHLAYGLYLFLGLYLWQRRRFPGLLGPKEAWVEGFWVGPLLLGLLWAYGQVRGFLGLGGLPPSLLTFLGLALAEPFFRGLAPWVFRERYRDLALPLAALFFAVAWPGPALFLFLLGWLLLRLKERTGGLLGLALGWVVAGVVLGLFPSAWLRRF, via the coding sequence ATGCGCGGCGTCTGGGCGCTGGCGGTGGCCTTGGGCCTCGCCTGGGGCCAAGGGGGGGACTACGCGGCCCGGTGCGCCCGCCTCTACGCCCAGGGGGCGCTGGAGGCGGCCCAGGCCACCTGCGAGCTGGGCCTCGTGGTCGCCCCCCAGGACCGGGAGGTCCTCCGGCTCCTCGTGCGCATCCACCTGGACAAGGGGGAGGTGGCCCAGGCCCAGGCCTACCTGGACCGCCTGGGCGAGGACCCGGAGGCCCCCTACCTCCGGGCCCGGGCCCTCCTCGCCGAGGGGCGGTACCGGGAGGTTTTGGCCCTGGGCCTCGAGGGGACGGAGGGGAGGCTTCTCCGCGCCCGCGCCTTGGAGCGCGCAGGGCGCCTCGAGGAGGCGTTGGCCCTGGCCCGGGGCCTTCCCCTGGACCGGGAGGTGCGGCTCCTTTTGGGGCGGCTTCACCTGGAGCTGGGCCGGCCCCTGGAGGGGGTGGCCTACCTGGGGGACACCCCGGAGGAGGTGGTCCTCAAGGGGCGGCTTCTCCTGGCCGGGGGCCGGCTTGCCGAGGCGGCCTCCCTCCTGGAGGAGGTCCGCTCCCGGCTTTCCCCGGAAAGCCCCCTCTACCGGGAGGCCCTCGCCGCCTTGGCCCTCGCCCGCTTCGGGCGGCTGGACGGGCAGGGGGGGGTTTCCGCCCTGGGGGAGCTTGCCCAGGTGGAGAACCTCCCTGGCCTGGGGCTTGCCCGCCTCTGGCCCTGGCTCCTCTGCGCGGTGGCCTTCCTCGGGCTTCTTGTCTACGGGGAAAGCCGCATTGAGCCCCTGCGCACCGTGGAGGTGGTGGAGGACCCCCTGCCCGGCCCGGGGCGCCTCTACCTCTTCGCCCTGGGGGGGCTCGGGGTGGCCCTCCTGGTCTCCGTGGCGACGGGGCTTGGGCTTTACGGCAACGCCCTCGCCCTCTTCACCCCCCACCAGCAGGGGGTGGTCCTGCCCCTCTTCCACCTGGCCTACGGCCTCTACCTCTTCCTCGGCCTCTACCTCTGGCAGCGGAGGCGGTTTCCCGGGCTTCTCGGGCCCAAGGAGGCCTGGGTGGAGGGGTTCTGGGTGGGGCCGCTCCTCCTGGGGCTCCTTTGGGCCTACGGCCAGGTGCGGGGCTTCCTCGGGCTTGGGGGCCTGCCCCCGAGCCTCCTCACCTTCCTGGGGCTCGCCCTGGCGGAACCCTTTTTCCGGGGTCTGGCGCCCTGGGTCTTCCGGGAGCGGTACCGGGACCTCGCCCTGCCTCTGGCCGCCCTCTTCTTCGCCGTGGCCTGGCCCGGGCCCGCCCTCTTCCTCTTCCTCTTGGGCTGGCTTCTCCTTCGGCTGAAGGAGCGCACGGGGGGGCTTCTCGGCCTCGCCCTAGGCTGGGTCGTGGCCGGGGTGGTCTTGGGGCTTTTCCCCTCGGCCTGGCTGAGGAGGTTTTAG
- a CDS encoding SAM hydrolase/SAM-dependent halogenase family protein, with protein sequence MRPVYFLSDFGLEDPYVAVVKAVLAERAPGAAVVDLAHALPPQDLRRAAYALFEALPYLPEGAVVLAVVDPGVGTARRAVAVLGRWTYVGPDNGLFTLVWLLDPPRRAFLLEPPRPQPKAALPGWAPGEATFHGRDVFAPAAAHLALGLPPEGLGPEVPVETLARLPLALTEGPEGEVLTFDRFGNAITTLLRAPVGGFVEVGGRRVPVRRTFGEVPEGALVAYLGSAGLLEVAVNRGNAREALGLKEGMPVRLL encoded by the coding sequence GTGCGCCCCGTCTACTTCCTCTCGGATTTCGGCCTCGAGGACCCTTACGTGGCCGTGGTGAAGGCGGTGTTGGCGGAGCGGGCCCCGGGGGCGGCCGTGGTGGATCTGGCCCACGCCCTCCCCCCCCAGGACCTGAGGCGGGCGGCCTACGCCCTCTTTGAGGCCCTGCCCTACCTCCCTGAGGGGGCGGTGGTCCTGGCCGTGGTGGACCCGGGGGTGGGGACGGCGCGCCGGGCGGTGGCCGTCCTGGGGCGGTGGACCTACGTGGGGCCGGACAACGGCCTCTTCACCTTGGTCTGGCTTCTGGACCCTCCCCGGCGGGCCTTCCTCCTGGAGCCGCCCAGGCCCCAGCCCAAGGCCGCCCTTCCGGGCTGGGCCCCCGGGGAGGCCACCTTCCACGGCCGGGACGTCTTCGCCCCCGCGGCCGCCCACCTGGCCCTGGGCCTTCCCCCGGAGGGGCTTGGGCCGGAGGTGCCGGTGGAGACCCTGGCCCGCCTCCCCCTCGCCCTCACGGAGGGGCCGGAGGGGGAGGTCCTCACCTTTGACCGCTTCGGCAACGCCATCACCACCCTCCTCCGGGCGCCGGTGGGCGGCTTCGTGGAGGTGGGGGGAAGGCGGGTGCCCGTGCGCCGCACCTTTGGGGAGGTGCCGGAAGGGGCCTTGGTGGCCTACCTGGGGAGTGCGGGGCTTCTGGAGGTGGCGGTGAACCGGGGGAACGCCCGGGAGGCCTTGGGGCTTAAGGAAGGGATGCCCGTCCGCCTCCTCTAA
- a CDS encoding DUF4395 family protein, producing the protein MRTDRNQLRFNQALLVLLLPLAALLDLPWLVYLLFLLMASQHTPLDLMVALKRLLRVPPAVVDEDPRPHRFARFLGAVFLGLASLALLLGLKPLGYALALLVALLAFVNLAFGFCLGCFLYLHLRYARALFTGK; encoded by the coding sequence ATGCGGACGGACCGGAACCAGCTCCGCTTCAACCAAGCCCTCCTCGTCCTCCTTCTGCCCCTGGCGGCGCTTCTGGACCTGCCCTGGCTCGTCTACCTCCTCTTCCTCCTCATGGCGAGCCAGCACACCCCCCTGGACCTGATGGTGGCCCTGAAGCGCCTCCTCCGGGTTCCCCCGGCGGTGGTGGACGAGGACCCGAGGCCCCACCGCTTCGCCCGCTTTTTGGGGGCGGTCTTCCTGGGGCTGGCCTCCTTGGCCCTCCTCCTCGGCCTGAAGCCTTTGGGCTACGCCCTCGCCCTCCTCGTGGCCCTCCTCGCCTTCGTCAACCTGGCCTTCGGCTTCTGCCTGGGGTGCTTCCTCTACCTCCACCTCCGCTACGCCCGCGCCCTCTTCACCGGGAAATAG
- the ribH gene encoding 6,7-dimethyl-8-ribityllumazine synthase has translation MKPKTLSPILTARGVRLAIAVGRFNERVTKLLLEGALEAYARLGGDPAEVLVAWVPGSFELPLVAKRLAQRPDVDAVVALGAVIRGETPHFEYVAGQAASGLMQAMLQTEKPIVFGVLTTNTPEEAQERAGGKAGNKGAEAVFTAIEMVRLLEAISR, from the coding sequence ATGAAGCCCAAGACCCTCTCCCCCATTCTCACCGCCAGGGGGGTACGGCTCGCCATCGCCGTGGGCCGCTTCAACGAGCGGGTGACCAAGCTCCTCCTGGAAGGGGCCCTCGAGGCCTACGCCCGGCTTGGGGGGGACCCCGCCGAGGTCCTGGTGGCCTGGGTCCCCGGCTCCTTTGAGCTTCCCCTGGTGGCCAAGCGCCTGGCCCAAAGGCCCGACGTGGACGCGGTGGTGGCCCTGGGGGCGGTGATCCGGGGCGAGACCCCCCACTTTGAGTACGTGGCGGGCCAGGCGGCGAGCGGCCTCATGCAGGCCATGCTCCAGACGGAGAAGCCCATCGTCTTCGGCGTCCTCACCACCAACACCCCCGAGGAGGCCCAGGAGCGCGCCGGAGGCAAGGCGGGCAACAAAGGGGCCGAGGCGGTCTTCACCGCCATTGAGATGGTGCGGCTTCTGGAGGCTATTTCCCGGTGA
- the crcB gene encoding fluoride efflux transporter CrcB, with protein MERYLLVALGGALGSLLRYGLGALVQGSLGTGFPWSTFFVNALGSFLIGLTLRLSLEGALSGEARLFLAVGVLGGFTTFSSLSYETLALLQGGEVGKAFLYALGSLFLGLFLAFLGYRLGGALVG; from the coding sequence GTGGAGCGGTACCTCTTGGTGGCCCTGGGCGGGGCGTTGGGTTCGCTTTTGCGCTACGGCCTCGGGGCCTTGGTCCAGGGAAGCCTGGGGACGGGGTTTCCCTGGAGCACGTTTTTCGTCAACGCCCTCGGGAGCTTTCTCATCGGCCTTACCCTCCGCCTCTCCCTGGAAGGGGCCCTCTCCGGCGAGGCCCGGCTCTTCCTTGCCGTGGGGGTTCTGGGGGGGTTTACCACCTTCTCCTCCTTGAGCTACGAGACCCTCGCCCTCCTCCAGGGCGGCGAGGTGGGGAAGGCCTTCCTCTACGCCCTGGGGAGCCTTTTCCTCGGCCTCTTCCTCGCCTTCTTGGGCTACCGCCTGGGCGGGGCCCTGGTAGGCTAG
- a CDS encoding DUF190 domain-containing protein, which produces MRLEGEALLLRVFLGESDRHEGRPLYEAIVLEARRRGLSGATVLKGFMGFGAHSRIHTAKILQLSEDLPVVVEIVDTEEKIRAFLPVLDGMVREGLVTLEKVQVLLYRSR; this is translated from the coding sequence ATGCGCTTGGAGGGCGAGGCCCTGCTCCTCCGCGTCTTCCTGGGGGAGTCGGACCGGCACGAGGGGAGGCCCCTTTACGAGGCCATCGTCCTCGAGGCCCGGCGCCGCGGCCTTTCCGGGGCCACGGTCCTCAAGGGCTTCATGGGCTTTGGGGCCCACTCCCGCATCCACACCGCCAAGATCCTCCAGCTTTCCGAGGACCTCCCCGTGGTGGTGGAGATCGTGGATACGGAGGAGAAGATCCGGGCCTTTCTCCCCGTGCTGGACGGGATGGTGCGGGAGGGGCTCGTCACCTTGGAAAAGGTGCAGGTCCTCCTCTACCGGAGCCGGTGA
- a CDS encoding sulfite oxidase-like oxidoreductase — MDPRVPPGQFVTERFPILTYGETPKVAKEAWRLEVAGLVETPLVLTYEDLLARPQVELTRDFHCVTRWSRLDVAWKGVRTRDLLEEARPRPEAVAALVESYGGYTTNLLLEDLLREDVLLAHTLFGKPLPPERGGPVRLVVPHLYAWKSAKWVRRIVLLDHLELGFWERLGYHWRGDPWKEERFQEGPVPAHRIRFAARNKPER; from the coding sequence ATGGACCCTCGCGTGCCCCCAGGCCAGTTCGTCACGGAACGCTTCCCCATCCTCACCTACGGGGAGACCCCGAAGGTCGCCAAGGAGGCGTGGCGCCTCGAGGTCGCGGGACTCGTGGAAACGCCCCTCGTCCTCACCTACGAGGACCTCCTCGCCCGGCCCCAGGTGGAGCTCACCCGGGACTTCCACTGCGTCACCCGCTGGAGCCGCCTGGACGTGGCCTGGAAGGGGGTGCGGACGCGGGACCTCCTGGAAGAGGCCCGCCCCAGGCCCGAGGCCGTGGCCGCCTTGGTGGAAAGCTACGGGGGCTACACCACCAACCTCCTCCTGGAGGACCTCCTTAGGGAGGACGTGCTCCTCGCCCACACCCTCTTCGGCAAGCCCCTCCCCCCGGAAAGGGGAGGCCCCGTCCGCCTCGTCGTGCCCCACCTCTACGCCTGGAAGAGCGCCAAGTGGGTGCGCCGCATCGTGCTTTTGGACCACCTGGAGCTCGGCTTCTGGGAGCGGCTGGGCTACCACTGGCGGGGGGACCCCTGGAAGGAGGAGCGCTTCCAGGAGGGGCCGGTCCCCGCCCACCGGATCCGGTTTGCGGCGCGCAATAAACCTGAGCGTTAA
- a CDS encoding histidinol-phosphatase HisJ family protein, protein MVDSHVHTPLCGHAEGHPEAYLEEARAKGLKGVVFTDHSPMPPWYDPGSRMRLEALPFYLLALERVRERAQDLYVGIGLEADFHPGTEGFVAELLRRYPFDYVIGSVHYLGAWPLDHPDHQEEYAWRDLKEVFRAYFQEVEKAARSGLFHAIGHLDLPKKFGHRLPEEALLELAEPALRAVAEAGLFLDVNTAGLRRPAKEVYPAPALLRRARELGIGLVLGSDAHRPEEVGFAFPEVQALLAGLGFREAYYFVEGSPVAYPLSRAS, encoded by the coding sequence ATGGTGGATAGCCACGTCCACACCCCCCTCTGCGGCCACGCGGAGGGCCACCCCGAGGCCTACCTGGAGGAGGCGCGGGCCAAGGGGCTTAAAGGCGTGGTCTTCACCGACCACAGCCCCATGCCCCCCTGGTACGACCCGGGAAGCCGGATGCGCCTCGAGGCCCTCCCCTTTTACCTCCTCGCCCTGGAAAGGGTGCGGGAACGGGCCCAGGACCTCTACGTGGGCATCGGCCTCGAGGCGGACTTCCATCCCGGCACCGAGGGCTTTGTGGCCGAGCTCTTACGCCGCTACCCCTTTGACTACGTCATCGGGAGCGTCCACTACCTGGGGGCCTGGCCCCTGGACCACCCGGACCACCAGGAGGAGTACGCCTGGCGCGACCTCAAGGAGGTCTTCCGGGCCTACTTTCAGGAGGTGGAGAAGGCGGCCCGAAGCGGCCTCTTCCACGCCATCGGCCACCTGGACCTCCCCAAGAAGTTCGGCCACCGCCTTCCCGAGGAGGCCCTTTTGGAGCTCGCCGAGCCCGCCCTAAGGGCCGTCGCCGAGGCGGGGCTCTTCCTGGACGTGAACACCGCCGGGCTGAGGAGGCCGGCGAAGGAGGTCTACCCCGCCCCCGCCCTCCTCCGGAGGGCCCGGGAGCTCGGCATCGGGCTCGTCCTCGGCTCCGACGCCCACCGCCCGGAGGAGGTGGGCTTCGCCTTCCCCGAGGTCCAAGCCCTCCTCGCTGGGCTCGGTTTTCGGGAAGCCTACTACTTCGTGGAAGGAAGCCCCGTGGCCTACCCCTTGTCCAGGGCCTCGTAG
- a CDS encoding nicotinamidase, with translation MVQVPEIPKVETVELPAKETALIVVDMQNDFAHPKGALFVPDAPKSVPAIKLLLEKARKAGAKVVYTQDWHREDDPEFQIWPRHAVAGTWGAEILEELKPEPEDLVIQKVRYDAFYGTPLDHYLHLFGVKHVVDTGTVANICVLHTAGSAALRWYNVVLPEDATSALTPFDLEATLRQVTFLYQGKVTRAEGVRFV, from the coding sequence ATGGTCCAGGTGCCCGAGATCCCCAAGGTGGAAACCGTGGAACTCCCCGCCAAGGAGACGGCCCTCATCGTGGTGGACATGCAGAACGACTTCGCTCACCCCAAGGGGGCCCTCTTCGTCCCCGACGCCCCCAAAAGCGTCCCCGCCATCAAGCTTCTCCTGGAGAAGGCGCGGAAGGCCGGGGCCAAGGTGGTCTACACCCAGGACTGGCACCGGGAGGACGACCCCGAGTTCCAGATCTGGCCCCGGCACGCCGTGGCCGGGACCTGGGGCGCGGAGATCCTGGAGGAGCTTAAGCCCGAGCCTGAGGACCTCGTCATCCAGAAGGTCCGCTACGACGCCTTCTACGGCACCCCCTTGGACCACTACCTCCACCTCTTCGGGGTCAAGCACGTGGTGGACACGGGGACGGTGGCCAACATCTGCGTCCTGCACACGGCGGGGTCCGCGGCCTTGCGCTGGTACAACGTGGTCCTTCCCGAGGACGCCACCAGCGCCCTCACCCCCTTTGACCTCGAGGCCACCTTGCGCCAGGTGACCTTCCTCTACCAGGGCAAGGTCACCCGGGCCGAGGGGGTGCGGTTTGTTTGA
- the metF gene encoding methylenetetrahydrofolate reductase [NAD(P)H] — translation MKIRDLLKARRGPLFSFEFFPPKDPEGEEALFRTLEELKAFRPAFVSITYGAMGSTRERSVVWAQRIRSLGLNPLAHLTVAGQSQKEVAEVLHRFVESGVENLLALRGDPPRGERVFRPHPEGFRYAAELVALIRERYGDRVSVGGAAYPEGHPESGSLEADLRHFKAKVEAGLDFAITQLFFNNAHYFGFLERARRAGIGIPILPGIMPVTSYRQLRRFTEVCGASIPGPLLAKLERHQDDPEAVLEIGVEHAVRQVAELLEAGVEGVHFYTLNKSPATRMVLERLGLRPASG, via the coding sequence ATGAAAATACGGGACCTCCTCAAGGCGCGGCGGGGCCCGCTCTTCTCCTTTGAGTTCTTCCCCCCGAAGGACCCGGAGGGGGAGGAGGCCCTCTTCCGCACCCTGGAGGAGCTCAAGGCCTTCCGCCCCGCCTTCGTCTCCATCACCTACGGGGCCATGGGGAGCACCCGGGAGCGGAGCGTGGTCTGGGCCCAGAGGATCCGGAGCCTCGGCCTCAATCCCCTCGCCCACCTCACCGTGGCGGGCCAGAGCCAAAAGGAGGTGGCCGAGGTCCTCCACCGCTTCGTGGAAAGCGGCGTGGAAAACCTCCTCGCCCTCCGGGGCGACCCCCCAAGGGGGGAAAGGGTCTTCCGCCCCCACCCGGAGGGCTTCCGCTACGCGGCGGAGCTTGTGGCCCTCATCCGGGAGCGGTACGGGGACCGGGTCTCCGTGGGCGGGGCGGCCTACCCCGAGGGGCACCCGGAAAGCGGGAGCCTCGAGGCCGACCTCCGCCACTTCAAGGCCAAGGTGGAGGCGGGGCTGGACTTCGCCATCACCCAGCTCTTCTTCAACAACGCCCACTACTTCGGCTTCCTGGAGCGGGCGAGGCGGGCGGGCATCGGGATCCCCATCCTCCCCGGCATCATGCCCGTCACCAGCTACCGCCAGCTCCGCCGCTTCACCGAGGTCTGCGGGGCGAGCATCCCCGGGCCCCTCCTCGCCAAGCTGGAGCGCCACCAGGACGATCCCGAGGCCGTCCTGGAGATCGGGGTGGAGCACGCCGTCCGCCAGGTGGCGGAGCTCCTAGAGGCCGGGGTGGAGGGCGTCCACTTCTACACCCTGAACAAAAGCCCCGCCACCCGCATGGTCCTGGAGCGCCTGGGCCTCCGCCCCGCCTCGGGGTAG